A DNA window from Lutra lutra chromosome 8, mLutLut1.2, whole genome shotgun sequence contains the following coding sequences:
- the RESF1 gene encoding retroelement silencing factor 1: MNWNAKPENVTLPPQYLKKQSCFLEQALINTLNTTSQSSLNYPGSNQEACILGISNPVSQPLLNIRNYTTPQQIPFPDMHNGTLVASQTSVERITYANVNGSKQLNHNLQTSSGVTQNVWLNSPMRNPMLSHAGATMSHQTGFGTNTPSIHALQNQFVTSDSYSVQLQMIPSNSTRVPVTYQGAPGLNPSLSERQVDWAPQYTSSGLTYPDYRPLSKQYSYSPRSFLQDPTLQKQTSVPSTSLHIKNVHPPDSPQTLQSKQTAAIQSYQYAVTQTDKRPPPPPYDCRYASQPLQSTQHVIKQASVDIPQSQELHLPEMRKDYSRSFQQHWQNLNENVSTVGNSCNLKVNTNVTQPFNEPVRSSVDGVQALAQNNQERRRDCDLTSNQVLDTSATKEKLVRDIKTLVEIKKKFSELARKIKINKNLLMAAGCIKTTDTSSNELAPNSELSLKQTAQIQSGPQVTLGTKEDKPRTITESAKETNRTHNRMNSNIQDPNWENCNQVNSVLLNSVCSEKLPMPHDLKVRTSLKASTVEITQATLNNTQISSGNVNVELNVPTNSETTSVPQSTSFEEYVSKYPNKNTLILSLLTCRDQPQEKLFKNASETIQGSKPHSFEINPNTQITGNQPSLKTLETPSTCNLNARVLDNSFFLDHKSSTSGIPSDSDNHFSMELLATCLSLWKKPSESTEGKQFNESKNRTAVGVSKPVETCDKSPFSVIGNSHNKKVNTSQETTLSTVAQNYESSSAAVTKGTELQVAVVSPLILSDVKTLSAKGITPETVPETLYPVIKEGSVCSLQNQLAENTSVTAALKANLNEPVAGTSTDTKMFSPIQKEEQIESSNLEDTPKSNQGKRIKLESDTHCSVSEQQASYRSRSADTVSGDTLHIDNICSLVEGDTSYNSQIAKIFNMPPLKRVEPQKSLPNQVITKEQKEQIDSLTENKDFSFQNDNFSQCTDVSCKIIDQAESPQPPESSSKYVKVDSGILVESNMDHITKKESTANDTCSLSAIQQDSCLQEVDMSDSYTAQDPLRSEILSDKASVLYLRDQLSELLKEFPYGIEAVNTHEGSVTQQITNQILKDQTCDKTGCDSKDSTDQIQITILNSKQMRELFPEHDDQLCEVNKLMEHQKEQPIKKGSSQCDPQADSDGKTDDTLADSEKDDVGCCALGWLSMVYEGVPQCQCSSISNSISEEEEGGNQCSPSKINSCEQEERTSDRNVPVGCNSSLNNSPKIPSTFPDTKKHFSEIEQGKNRNDMPKTKYHKSVKTEQEVSGQFLSKGDKKLDCMQSHKRKRKLQFHEVTFNTSNKMTKFSQESLQQKLMAQNLHPLKPKAGFLTSKNKDLRMKSGSLVQSLSPEKIKLKAGGLRQKVLEKRKLDDGSILDSKIKKKYEREQNKSMGDSTFKLCNFLSIKNERARVKEKAVSHVKSSVSKDSSSKINRVLTSKEYLQRQKHKEAMGSNASKKSYVRNVPCDSQYMKSSKLPMQVGSCGKSNERPNSSVQTSKESLNIYSSHGKSLKIHHSEESKTHISRSLKGMVGGKQPDKMWIDKTKLDKTSGNINSEVEFSQMSPQSKDQRKLYLNRVAFKCTERESICLTKLESSPRKLHKEKRLENKPQSLLPVKDATEKRSMLEFKLCPDGLMKNTNSVHDWKDLQPCPRKEQVPVQVSGIKSTKEDWLRGVTEEKRMPETSQEIDNVLANSRLSKRSFSADGFETLQNPVKDSKAMFQTYKKMYMEKRSRSLGSSPLK; this comes from the exons ATGAATTGGAATGCAAAACCAGAGAATGTCACCTTACCACCACAGTATCTTAAAAAGCAGTCATGTTTTTTGGAGCAGGCATTAATAAATACACTTAACACAACATCTCAAAGTTCTTTAAACTATCCTGGAAGTAACCAAGAAGCATGTATTCTTGGTATTTCAAATCCAGTTTCACAGCCACTGCTAAATATCAGGAATTACACAACTCCTCAGCAAATCCCTTTTCCTGATATGCATAATGGGACACTTGTGGCCTCACAAACTTCAGTAGAACGAATCACATATGCAAATGTTAATGGATCCAAACAACTAAATCACAATTTGCAAACGTCTTCAGGAGTTACCCAAAATGTATGGTTGAACTCACCAATGAGAAACCCTATGCTTTCTCATGCAGGCGCAACTATGTCCCATCAGACTGGTTTTGGAACTAATACACCTAGTATACATGCACTACAGAATCAGTTTGTTACATCAGACTCCTATTCTGTGCAACTACAAATGATCCCTTCTAATTCTACAAGAGTTCCTGTTACTTATCAAGGAGCCCCAGGACTTAACCCATCTTTATCAGAACGACAGGTTGATTGGGCACCACAGTATACATCCAGTGGACTGACTTATCCAGATTACAGACCACTTTCAAAGCAATACAGTTACTCACCACGAAGCTTTTTGCAAGATCCTACTCTTCAAAAACAAACCTCTGtgccatctacatcattgcataTTAAAAATGTTCACCCTCCAGATTCTCCACAGACTTTACAGTCAAAGCAGACTGCAGCCATACAGTCCTATCAATATGCAGTTACTCAAACTGACAAAAgacctccacctcctccttatGACTGTAGATATGCAAGCCAGCCTTTGCAGAGTACTCAGCATGTTATTAAACAGGCTTCTGTGGACATTCCTCAGAGTCAAGAACTGCACTTACCTGAAATGAGGAAAGACTACTCTAGAAGCTTTCAACAGCATTGGCAAAACCTTAATGAAAATGTCAGCACAGTTGGAAATTCCTGTAACTTGAAAGTAAATACCAATGTCACTCAGCCTTTTAATGAACCTGTTAGATCTTCTGTGGATGGTGTTCAGGCCCTTGCTCAAAATAatcaagagagaagaagagaCTGTGATCTAACTTCAAATCAAGTACTGGACACAAGTGCCACGAAAGAAAAGTTAGTGAGGGATATTAAAACAttagtagaaataaaaaagaagttctcGGAACTtgcaaggaaaattaaaattaataaaaatcttctgatgGCAGCAGGTTGTATTAAAACAACTGATACCTCTTCTAATGAATTAGCTCCAAATTCTGAATTATCTCTGAAACAAACTGCCCAAATCCAGTCTGGACCACAAGTGACCCTAGGGACTAAAGAGGATAAACCACGAACCATAACAGAAtctgcaaaagaaacaaatagaacaCACAATAGAATGAATTCCAACATTCAGGACCCAAACTGGGAAAATTGTAACCAAGTGAATTCTGTTTTACTAAATTCTGTCTGTTCAGAAAAGTTGCCTATGCCACATGATTTAAAAGTTAGGACTTCTTTAAAGGCATCAACTGTTGAGATTACCCAGGCAACATTAAATAACACTCAGATTTCATCAGGAAATGTCAATGTTGAACTAAATGTGCCAACAAATTCTGAAACTACTAGTGTTCCTCAGTCTACATCCTTTGAGGAATATGTTTCAAAATACCCAAATAAAAATACGCTAATTCTCAGTCTGCTTACATGTAGAGATCAACCTcaggagaaattatttaaaaatgctagTGAAACTATTCAGGGTTCTAAACCACATAGTTTTGAAATTAACCCAAATACCCAAATCACTGGTAACCAACCGTCTTTGAAAACCTTGGAAACTCCAAGTACTTGTAATCTAAATGCCAGGGTTTTAGACAACTCCTTTTTCCTCGACCATAAATCCTCAACAAGTGGAATACCTTCTGACAGTGACAATCACTTTTCTATGGAATTGCTAGCAACGTGTCTTTCTCTGTGGAAAAAGCCTTCAGAATCTACAGAGGGAAAACAGTTTAATGAGTCAAAAAACAGAACAGCAGTTGGAGTTTCAAAGCCTGTGGAAACCTGTGATAAGAGTCCATTTTCAGTTATAGGAAATTCTCATAATAAGAAGGTAAACACCTCACAAGAAACAACTTTGTCAACAGTAGCACAGAATTACGAGTCTTCCAGTGCAGCTGTTACAAAGGGAACAGAACTTCAGGTTGCTGTGGTGTCTCCCTTAATTCTTTCAGATGTCAAAACATTGTCTGCCAAAGGAATAACACCTGAAACTGTACCTGAAACGCTGTATCCAGTTATTAAGGAAGGCAGTGTTTGTAGCTTACAAAATCAGTTGGCAGAAAATACAAGTGTTACTGCTGCTTTAAAAGCTAATCTTAATGAACCAGTAGCTGGTACCTCAACAGACACAAAGATGTTCTCACCAATTCAGAAGGAAGAGCAAATTGAGTCATCTAATTTAGAAGACACACCTAAAAGCAATCAAGGGAAGCGCATCAAGTTAGAATCAGATacccactgctctgtgagtgaaCAGCAAGCCTCATACAGGTCAAGGAGCGCTGATACTGTTAGTGGTGATACGTTACATattgacaatatttgttctcttGTTGAAGGTGATACATCTTACAATTCTCAAATAGCAAAGATATTTAACATGCCTCCTTTGAAAAGGGTTGAGCCACAGAAATCTCTACCTAATCAAGTGATTactaaagaacaaaaagaacaaatagacAGCCTCACTGAAAATAAAGactttagttttcaaaatgataatttttcacAGTGCACAGATGTTTCATGTAAAATAATTGATCAGGCAGAATCTCCGCAACCTCCAGAATCATCTTCGAAGTATGTTAAAGTGGATAGTGGAATTCTAGTGGAGAGTAACATGGACCATATCActaaaaaagaaagcacagctaATGATACGTGTTCATTGTCAGCTATTCAGCAGGATAGTTGTCTTCAGGAAGTTGACATGTCTGACAGTTACACTGCCCAAGATCCTCTGAGAAGTGAGATTCTCAGTGATAAAGCATCTGTCTTATACCTACGTGATCAGCTGTCAGAACTCTTAAAAGAATTCCCCTATGGTATTGAAGCTGTGAACACACATGAAGGTTCTGTGACCCAGCAAATAACAAACCAAATCTTGAAAGATCAGACTTGTGATAAAACTGGTTGCGACTCTAAAGACTCAACAGACCAAATACAAATTACAATATTAAACTCGAAGCAAATGAGAGAATTATTTCCTGAACATGATGATCAACTCTGTGAGGTTAACAAGTTGATGGAACATCAGAAAGAACAACCTATAAAAAAAGGGAGCAGCCAGTGTGACCCACAAGCAGATAGCGATGGAAAGACTGATGATACCTTAGCGGATTCAGAGAAAGATGATGTCGGTTGCTGTGCATTGGGGTGGCTATCTATGGTTTATGAAGGAGTACCCCAGTGTCAGTGTAGTTCCATCAGCAATTcaatttcagaagaagaagaagggggaaatcAGTGTTCTCCTTCAAAGATTAACAGTTGTGAACAAGAAGAAAGAACTTCTGATAGAAATGTACCTGTTGGGTGTAATAGTTCTCTAAATAACAGTCCGAAAATTCCTTCAACTTTTCCAGatacaaaaaaacatttttctgaaatagAGCAAggcaaaaatagaaatgatatgcccaaaacaaaatatcataaaTCAGTGAAGACAGAACAAGAAGTATCAGGTCAGTTTTTATCTAAAGGTGATAAAAAATTAGATTGCATGCaaagtcacaaaagaaaaagaaaactgcagtttCATGAGGTAACTTTCAATACcagtaataaaatgacaaaattttctcAAGAGAGCCTGCAACAGAAGCTCATGGCACAAAACTTACATCCACTAAAACCAAAGGCAGGGTTTTTgacaagtaaaaataaagatctaCGTATGAAGAGTGGTTCTTTGGTACAGTCACTATccccagagaaaataaaattgaaagcaggTGGCTTAAGAcaaaaagttttggaaaaaagaaagttagaTGATGGGAGCATACTTGattcaaagataaagaagaaatatgaacGGGAGCAGAATAAAAGTATGGGAGATAGTAcctttaaattatgtaattttttgtcaattaaaaatgaaagagctaGGGTTAAAGAAAAGGCGGTATCACATGTTAAGTCCTCAGTTTCTAAGGATAGCTCATCTAAAATTAATAGAGTTCTAACATCAAAGGAGTATTTGCAAAGGCAGAAGCACAAAGAAGCAATGGGTAGCAATGCATCAAAGAAAAGCTATGTGAGAAATGTACCATGTGATTCTCAATACATGAAGTCCAGTAAACTTCCCATGCAGGTTGGGAGTTGTGGGAAATCAAATGAGAGACCTAACAGCAGTGTACAGACTTCTAAAGaatccttaaatatttattcaagccATGGTAAAAGCCTCAAGATTCACCATTCTGAGGAATCTAAAACACACATTTCAAGAAGTCTTAAGGGTATGGTTGGTGGAAAGCAACCTGATAAAATGTGGATCGATAAAACCAAGTTAGACAAAACTTCAGGCAACATAAACAGTGAAGTGGAATTCAGTCAAATGTCTCCCCAGTCGAAGGATCAAAGGAAACTGTATCTGAACAGAGTTGCGTTTAAATGTACTGAGCGTGAGAGCATTTGTCTCACAAAATTAGAGAGTTCACCCAGGAAGCTTCATAAAGAGAAGAGACTGGAAAATAAACCTCAGAGCCTCTTACCTGTGAAAGATGCCACAGAAAAACGAAGCATGCTGGAATTTAAATTATGTCCAGATGGActgatgaaaaatacaaattctgttCATGACTGGAAGGATCTGCAACCTTGTCCTAGGAAGGAGCAAGTCCCTGTGCAAG tttcaggaataaaaagtacaaaagaagACTGGTTAAGAGGTGTAACTGAGGAGAAAAGGATGCCAGAAACCAGCCAAGAAATAG ATAATGTTTTGGCTAATTCGAGACTCTCCAAGAGAAGCTTCAGTGCAGATGGATTTGAGACACTACAAAATCCAGTAAAAGATTCAAAAGCAATGTTTCAAACCTACAAAAAGATGTAtatggagaagagaagcagaagccTTGGTAGcagtcctttaaaataa